The Actinomycetota bacterium genomic sequence GAACTGGCCCTTGCGGTCCCGGCGGTCCCGGTATGCGTAGGCCCCGGAGTGCATGACCTGCTCCTTGGCCACTCGAAGGCGGCTGTGGCGCGATCCTCGATAGCCCTTGGCGGCCTCCAGGATCTCCCGGCGCTTCTTCCGGGAGTGGACCGATCGCTTGACCCTGGCCATCCCCTATGCCCCCAGTATCCGCTTGATCACGCGGGCCTCGGAGGTGACCTCGCTCATGCCCTCCACCCGGCGCCTGCGGCTTCCCGACTTCTTGCGCAGGAAGTGGTTCCCGGTGCCCCGGCGGTGCAGCACCTTGCCGTTCCGGGTGACCCGGAACCGCTTGGCCGCGCCTCGGTGCGTCTTCATCTTCGGCATCGCTCTCGTCCTAACGTTACTGGGCGGCAGCCTGTCCGTCGTCGTGTTGCTGCGCCTGCTTCTTGGTGGGCGCGATCACCATGACCATGTTGCGCCCGTCGAGCTTCGGATACGCGTCCACCACCGCGAGGTCCTTGAGGTCCTCCACCAGGCGGTCCAGGATCTTGCGCCCGAGCTCCGTATGGGCCATCTCCCGTCCCCGGAACATGATGGTGACCTTCACCCGCGCGCCCGCCTTCAGGAACCGCTCGACGTGGCCCTTCTTGGTGGCGTAGTCGTGCCGGTCGATCTTCGGCCGGAACTTGATCTCCTTGATGGTGATCGTGCTCTGGTGCCGCCGGGCCTGCTTGGCCTTCTGCTCCTGC encodes the following:
- the infC gene encoding translation initiation factor IF-3, yielding MRLIDAEGENRGVVPLAEAQEIANAASLDLVEVAADARPPVCRIMDYGKWRYEQEQKAKQARRHQSTITIKEIKFRPKIDRHDYATKKGHVERFLKAGARVKVTIMFRGREMAHTELGRKILDRLVEDLKDLAVVDAYPKLDGRNMVMVIAPTKKQAQQHDDGQAAAQ
- the rpmI gene encoding 50S ribosomal protein L35; amino-acid sequence: MPKMKTHRGAAKRFRVTRNGKVLHRRGTGNHFLRKKSGSRRRRVEGMSEVTSEARVIKRILGA